In Canis lupus familiaris isolate Mischka breed German Shepherd unplaced genomic scaffold, alternate assembly UU_Cfam_GSD_1.0 chrUn_S446H607, whole genome shotgun sequence, the genomic window CAAGATCTAATTAAGGAAAAATCTAATTAAAGGAAGCTGGTGGCACAAATATCCAGCAGTACTGCTGGAAAAATGCACCTAATATTTCACACTAACACATCATGATGGATACTTTGCCATAGCAAATCTGAGATCCTAAAGCCTTCCTAACTAAGTTTATGCAGCCATCGGTTTATAAGAATACTTGCTCCAGTCTTTATTTACGCAGTGTTATTTTAGGAATTGGTTTGGATTAATCTTTGGTTTGGTACTCAGAGGTGTTAATGTGGTCCTTGGAGCATCCTGTCCTGGGCACCAATTACGCCTTCTTTGCAATCGTTGCCTCGCCCGGATTAAGCCCTCCACATACCACTGTtccagctgcagctgctgcttCTGATTTTCTAACTGGCTTTTAGTAGCTTGGCAACTCCTGGCACTGCTGAGTTTGCTGCAGTAACTTCTTCCGTAACTCCCGGTTCTCTCTCCTGATGCCACGGTAGAACTCAAAAGTATACTGCTTTGCTTCCAACTCCAAGGCCTGGGCCTTCCCGTCaagctcctttcttttcctctttcccaacTGCCCCATGTCTGGCTCACTCAGTTGTTTCTCTAGAAATGCTTTTTCCTGGAGTAACTGGACCTGGATTTCCTGTTTCTTGGCATCTGTCTCAgctggggttttctttttctcgTCCTGTAATATCTggatttctctctcctgtttctccTTTAACAGTGAAATTTTCCTCAGTGTCTGCAACTGCTGCTTTAAGTTGCATTGGATCTTTTCCTTCTGCAAAAGCTCCCTTTAAACACTGAAGTTTGTTTCGCATATTTGGAGGCATAGTCTCGTCTCCTTTGTTCAATCTCCTGACTTTTTTGTAAATAGCTGTTCCACAGCTTTTCAGGCTGCATTCTATACTCTTCAGTTTTGTTGGTTAGATATTCCAGGAAGAATTTGTTTTCAGTCTGGACAAGTAACTTCTCAGCATATAGCTGCTTGGTTTCCTCCATTAGTGACTCTTGCTGGCTTTGAGCTTGTTTTATTTGGTTGTTCAGCTTTGTCATTTCCACCACTTGCCTTTTCTTTAAACCTCATCTTCTGACTTGCCTAGCTTCTCTGGCttgaaaaaatcatttattaaactAAGATAACGGTGGAGAGGAACTCCTAGAGTCCTTAGCAAACCTGAAGAAGAACAAGTAAGACATTCCcccatcaattcttttttttcttaagatttatttatttattcattagacaccaccacacacacacacaccacacaccacacacacaggcagagaggcctgacctgagactccatcccgggctCGGGGATCGTGCCTGGAGCCAACGGCCGACGCCACACCGctgagcac contains:
- the LOC119879216 gene encoding LOW QUALITY PROTEIN: coiled-coil domain-containing protein 121-like (The sequence of the model RefSeq protein was modified relative to this genomic sequence to represent the inferred CDS: inserted 1 base in 1 codon; deleted 1 base in 1 codon) is translated as MTKLNNQIKQAQSQQESLMEETKQLYAEKLLVQTENKFFLEYLTNKTEEYRMQPEKLWNSYLQKSQEIEQRRRDYASKYAKQTSVFKXELLQKEKIQCNLKQQLQTLRKISLLKEKQEREIQILQDEKKKTPAETDAKKQEIQVQLLQEKAFLEKQLSEPDMGQLGKRKRKELDGKAQALELEAKQYTFEFYRGIRRENRELRKKLLQQTQQCQELQATKSQLENQKQQLQLEQWYVEGLIRARQRLQRRRNWCPGQDAPRTTLTPLSTKPKINPNQFLK